The Alnus glutinosa chromosome 8, dhAlnGlut1.1, whole genome shotgun sequence DNA segment TTAAAATACTGTGAAAATATCTTCAATTAACTAAGAAAAATAACATTCATGAGTCATAAAATGGTGTATGTTTTTTATctgcataaattattttttgctgTTTTTTCACACTTCCAGCTAAGCTATTGTGAGAGGTTTCCTACTCGCCCAAACATGTCTTTCCCGTCCGGGCAGGTGAGCATTATAAAGACCTTTTCATAATTGTCTGTCATGGATCTCAatttcaccccccccccccccccccccccacccaaagACTTAATTCTCACTCACTATTTTCTGTCCCAGCTACTTAAATTATACGTTGAAACAAACTCGCCTAAACAGAAGTTCATTTTCCCACTTGGCGTCCTATGTATTTGCAGCAATTATTATGCAAGACTAGTGGAAGCTCTGATTGGGGATTGGGAATTGGGGATTTCTTAGTGTAAGAATGGACTACCAGCGTCGTGCTGGTGCCTCCATCCCATTGCAATTCCCAATTCTAGGCTGTCTGAAACTTGACAATGATTGCGACTTCCTCCATTGATGCTCAAAACAGAGTTGTTGCCTTTTGATGAACCCAGTAAAATGAGCCTCCAACTTATTTACCACGGATAGCGATTTATATtaatgttctgtttgtttcggcgtaaaatgattttgacattttttagtgtttggtaggggtgaaaataatagttaaccgaaaaatgattttttttggaccaaaaatgcttagtaaattttggaaaatgatttactctttttaaaagcataaatcattttccgaagacgccataCGCATTCAATctcttttaaacgacacagttgatcttcacgttcaagcagttgaccaTCAACAAAATCTTGCTGGTACCGAAATTCGCCAACATCCTGTCGATGTTGttggaatccggtcagccagcgacggaatccggcaacCAAACTAGTCGTATTCCGGCCATCCAGCTAGaaaggccggattccgtcgccggCTGACTGGATCTGGCCAGAATATCTAGGCCAGCCGGACGAATCTGACCAGAAAATCTTGGCCAGAACGGTCGGATCCCTGCCgactggccgggatctggccagaacggccggattccgACCGAATTCTAGCAGTTCCGGCAGGATTTCGGCCAGTAGGCTGGAGTCTAGCGGTTCTGTGCTGGATTGCTGTAGTTTtggtcggaatccggccaacccagattccgacgaaactattcggattccggcctttatctcggaTTCTGGTTATAGTAGCCGGAATCTGGTAAAATTGGCCGAAATCCTATTGGTCAGCGACAGAATCTTGTCActggtgatttttatattattttacattaatatttatatgttttgaataaaaattgatttttataggttaatatgattgaataaaaatattaaaaaaaaatatttgtgattttctgtacacgccaaacaccgaaaaatgcttttagagaaaaatatttttcagaaaaatgactttcctgaaatcattttacgacgaaaatcattttacatcgaaacaaacggagaataaatatttgtttaacCATCTTTCGTGTTAACCCAATTCTAACCGGttgctaagaaaaaaaaatatatatataaaaaaaaaaaaaaaaaaaaaaaaaggaaaagtatatataaccccctcaaactaccactcaattgtcaatgtaccccataaactaccaattgtgttaatgttcctctctaaactaccaaaaaatgtcaatatcccccctaagaccaacaaaaagacaaaaatgaccctaattttttttgaataagacaaaaatgtcctcataaattcaaaaaattaaaattaaaactaaaaaacttacaaaaaataaaaaaataaaaaactaaaaaaaattaaaaaaaaaaaagaacaaattttttattcttttaaaaaaagcaaacaaaaaataacagaaatttattttttattttttaaaaaataaaacaaatgaaaaaaaataaaaaccagtttttattaaattaaaaaacaaaaaagaacatttttttttaaagaaaaaaaaacgaaaaaacaaaaaataactgatttttttaaaaaaaaaaattaaaaaaaatgaaaaaaaaaccagtttttattaaattaaaaaaacgaaaaagaacaattttttttaaaagaaaaaaatgaaaaaaaaaactgaaaattattattatttttaaataaataaataaataaataacagttttaattttttattatttttttggaatacaattttgttattttctatttttttaataattttttttagtttttattttattttaataattttatgaaggacatttttgtcattaaggtGACattgacattgacattttttggtagtttaagggggaacattaacacaattggtagtttggggggtacattgacaatgatgtggtagtttgaggtggttatgtgtactttttccaaaaaaaaaaaaggaaaaagtaaaaaaaagctTGCCCCTTGACCCTATTATAACAAAACAAGGCTCGGCGTTTTGCTCTATTATAACACAAATCATTTTATACCAAATCTTAAACAACCCAAATTTATCAGGAGCAAAAATTCAAATATGTTATTAGAAAAATTAGACACGAGCAATAGCATCAGAAACAACGTAAAAAGGTTTTTAACATAGCAAGAGTAGCAATGAAGAAGCTGAAGTGGCTCGATTATGGCAAAACGTCGGGGTTTCATTTTGATTGCTTTTTgagttgaaaaatgaaatatattaaaaaacaattattttgtttcttttgtttttgttttgttttgttttttttttttttttgaaacaaacagagaagttcattttttaatataagcCCAAGAGAGAATTATACTTGACCAAAAGGCCAATACAAGACAAGAGAAGTTCATACATGCCCGAAGGCAAACACCACTGCCCGAAGGCCATTTGTGACCGGAGATAAAGAAACTCCACCCACTAAGTCAGGAAAAACCcgacttaaagcagctaccaaagGTAGACTGTGAAAAGATCCAGAATATACAAAAACAACATctacccaaataataaataaacattacaaaGATCATACTTGAAGTCCCTCTGAACAATAAAGCACAACTTAGCACATAAAAGAGAGACAGATCTAGCAAAAAGCTATCAAGCAATCCcaaaaagtccaaaaattacaaaggtaGACTAAAACAAAAGACACAAAACAGAGACTACAACCCAGAGCCGGCAGAAAGACAGGCGGATTTCGCCAATACCGGAGGCGCGTGGCAAACACGCGCCGACCCCAGTACCACCTAGCCAAAGAAACACCGCCGAAAGCCCCCTCCCCACTGTGCAAGACCAGAAAATGGTGAAACGTGACCGTCACGCGCGCGAAAGAGCAAAAACCCCTCTGGCGCGTGCAGGCCACGATCCGAACTCCGGCGACCGGCATGACCTGTGCGATCGGCAGCAGGAGCGGACGGTGACAGAGATTCCGGCCAAAGGGCGCGTGTCTAGCAGAAATTAACGAACAAgcgtagatctggcttcaaacatctgaaaaaacaataaaaaccgGCCAAAAAACAACACTCCTCTGACGACACAAATCCAGCCACTCCTCCAACCAGACTAGACGAGCGTAGAACCATCTGCCTGAGCCAAAGAAAAAGTCACCATAGCCCAAAAGCTAGATGAAACATCAACCTACAAAACTAGGTGAAACATCAACCCCCACCGAAACAAAAAACCGAGGGGAACAAAAACGCTCCAAAGCCCTAAGCTAGGAGCCACCACCACCTGGAGAGGGAGAAGCCTCCCTCTCCCAGCAAGAAACAACCGCAAAAGCCCCTCTctaaactggaaaaaaaaaaatcgggagcttatttcttttcttttgttaataCTCAACGcatactaattttattttttatatattaatttaatcttcgatcttaatatatttttattcatattttttttttgactattCAATCTAAATATATACTTCTGATTCATACAATCGCCCTTTTCCTTGTCTCCCCTTTCCTCCCTCTGACGCCACATCTTCTGCGGTTTTTGCTTACTCCCGTCGTGTCCTCTGTATTGTTTGGCTTGGTTCTTGGATCAGAATTTCGGTTCTAGATCTACGATTTTCCGCCTTCTTTCACAGGACACGCGCCTCTCCATCAGCGTCGCCGGTGTTTTCCACCTCCACGAACTCCAGAATCCGCTCATCTGGCAGTTCATGCCGGCGAGTTCGGCCCCGCCTCTGTTGTTTGGTGGTTCGTTTTTGCTGTTTGGTGGTTCCCGGTTCTGCTGCTtttgttggtttgtttttgaTTTTCGTTTTCTCTCTTAGGACGAAGTCGTTACCCTAAGAGGAGAAGTTGTTTTTGTCTCGTCTCTTTTTGGGATTGAGATGTGGATTTCGGTCTCTGTGGTGATTCTCTCCTTGGGAGAGTTGGGTTCGATTTCAGTTCGTTGATGTGTTTTACTTGGAAGTCCCTCTGTGCGTAAATTTGGTTGTGCCGGCGCGCGATTGCTAGAATCCATGGGATGTGATCTTGTTTAGAACTATTTTCACCCGAGTTGTGGGCTGTACCGTATGTGAATGATTGTAAACCTCCAACTGTTTTTGAAGGAAATTTCGGTGTATGGCTAGCTTGTAATCTCAGGGTCTTGGACTCTGTTTTCTGTAGAGCTTTGTGCTCTCTTGGTTTTCATAAGGAgggaggagaagaaagaaagtcCTTCTCTCATGGACCACGACCACCGCCTCCGACTCTACAATACCCACGTAAAACTCATGGCCTTcgaccttctctctctcacccaaacCCCTTCTCATTCTTCCTCGGAACCCATCTCCTTTTCTCGCAAAGGCACCCTTTTTTCCCGCGCAGAAACCGTCGGCACCGTCACCTCCCGCGAGCTCAAACCCGGAAAGTTCCTCAAATTCTCCGTCGACGATGGCACCGGATGCGTCAGCTGCGTCCTCTGGCTCAACCACTTCTCCTCCCCCTACTTCGCTCGTCGCAGCCCGCCAGATGTTCGACTCATTGCCGAAGCGGCGAATCGCTTCGCAGTGGAGATTAGGATCGGGGTTGTGGCCAGAGTGCGCGGGAGGATCACCGGCTACAGGGGCGCGGTGCAGATCACGGTGTCGGATGTGGTGGTCGAGAGGGACCCAAATGCGGAGACCTTACATTGGCTGCAATGTATTAGTTTGGCTCGCAAGTGTTACGATGTTGGGACTCCAAACAAGTAGTAGTAGACTTTGTGTTGGTTGAACGAGTTCAATCAATGTGTCCTTGAATTTTTGGTTaaatgggttttgttttgaattCGATTCCTGCGAGTGTCCGAAtgattcttaatttatttttgaattgggTTCGATTTTGAGCTTTGAATGCGAGTATAATTGAGCCAATTCATGATTCTAAGCACAAAAAGACTTGAATAGAAGGAAATCGTAATAAAAGGATAAGTTAGGGCTCCGTTTGTGACAgtattttctggaaaatattttttgtatttttttatttttgacacgattgaaaataatagtcagacccaaaatatttttggtttgacaaaaaaaaaaaaaaaacttttttagtttcaaataatttccatttttaaatttcataaatcatttttcaagttttagttttttcttctcaaatcgCCGGACCATCATTTGACTACCGTTGGATCACCACCAAGCCATTTCCAACCACCCCCAACCCACTGTCGGACCACCACTAAGCCGCCCTCAAACCACTTTCGAACTACCACTGGGCCACCATTAGCTATCAATGGGCCTCCGCTAGACCACCACCGGCATTTCATGATGGAAACCCACCCACTTGGTTAAGGGACTTGTTTGGTAACATCACAAAATTCTATTCAGAGCGGAAGAATTTTATAGATTTACAAGTATTTtatctgattttatttatttatttatttataaagagAACATCTTTAAATAGACCATAATTGGATAACAcctaaaataataacattttcaaataaactctaatctTAAAAGCTTCattctaatttaaaataatctaATCCTCTAATCCTAATGAGTTGGAAATAAGTTGGAATTCTATTCCAATTCAATCTCTCTCACCATTATCTTATCCCATTCATTTCATTTGTTAAATTCTCTGCACTCTTATTGCACATTATGTATGTTGATGTATGAGACCAACATGTGACCCCTCACCTGCCAACCCGATTTGAGATCTCAAAGAGGAAAGGTTAGACAGCTCACCGGCACTAGCCAGTGACGCCCTTCGACGATCAAATTAGTAGGAAAGCAGGTATTTTGAGAGTGGAGAGTTGACAAAATAAACACTACCTTTACAAAATGATACTTGACCCCTTTTATAGGCGTCTTTTGGATTTGATTCTTTCTAGAAGACGAGTGA contains these protein-coding regions:
- the LOC133875450 gene encoding CST complex subunit STN1, encoding MDHDHRLRLYNTHVKLMAFDLLSLTQTPSHSSSEPISFSRKGTLFSRAETVGTVTSRELKPGKFLKFSVDDGTGCVSCVLWLNHFSSPYFARRSPPDVRLIAEAANRFAVEIRIGVVARVRGRITGYRGAVQITVSDVVVERDPNAETLHWLQCISLARKCYDVGTPNK